The genomic DNA TCCGTTTATCATATGGCATGTACGATGATAAACTTGAAATTACAGTCATGGATAAAGGTAAGAGCTTCGACGTCGAGGAAATCAAGCACACAACCGGCCCCGTTAATGGTAAACCTGTTGAGCAGATCAACGAAGGAGGGTTGGGGTTATTCTTGATCGAAACGCTGATGGATAAAGTCGATATCAGCGATGATGCTGGAGTGGTAGTCATGATGACGAAATACCTGAATAGAGATGGGGTGGATGAGAGTGTCGACCAATACAAGCCAGCCCCCTCACAATAAAGACTACATTTACGAATTGCTTGAGCAATTAAGAGATGATCCAGAAAATCAAGAAATCCAAACCATTCTCGTGGAGCATTATCAGGATTTGGTCCATTCTCTCGCTCGTAAGTTTTCAAAAGGGAAAAGCATCCACGATGACTTAGTGCAGGTTGGCATGATTGGTCTGCTGGCTGCTTTTCGTCGTTATGACCCGGAGTTCGGGAGAAGCTTTGAATCATTCGCTGTCCCGACGATCATTGGTGAAATCAAACGATTCATCCGAGATAAGACATGGAGTGTCCATGTCCCGAGAAGAATCAAAGAATTAAGCCCTAGAATCAAAAAGGCGGTCGAAGTACTGACGAATGACTTGCAACGCTCACCTAAGGTTGCAGAGATTGCGGATTATCTGGAATCAACAGAAGAAGAAGTTTTGGAAACGATGGAAATGGGCAAGAGTTATCAGGCATTATCCGTCGACAGTTCCATCGAGGCAGATCAAGAAGGCAGTACGGTAACCTTGTTAGACTTGGTCGGAAGTACAGAAAGTGGCTATGAACAAACTGACCAACGAATGCTCCTGCAAAAAGCATTCAGTGTCCTTTCAGAACGGGAGCAGGAGATCCTTCAATGCACGTATTTCGAAA from Pseudalkalibacillus sp. SCS-8 includes the following:
- the rsbW gene encoding anti-sigma B factor RsbW, with amino-acid sequence MSDLIEMVIPAKPDYVGVARLTVSGIASRMGYTFDEIEDIKIAVSEAITNAVNHAYGEDEGEIRLSYGMYDDKLEITVMDKGKSFDVEEIKHTTGPVNGKPVEQINEGGLGLFLIETLMDKVDISDDAGVVVMMTKYLNRDGVDESVDQYKPAPSQ
- the sigB gene encoding RNA polymerase sigma factor SigB; protein product: MLEQLRDDPENQEIQTILVEHYQDLVHSLARKFSKGKSIHDDLVQVGMIGLLAAFRRYDPEFGRSFESFAVPTIIGEIKRFIRDKTWSVHVPRRIKELSPRIKKAVEVLTNDLQRSPKVAEIADYLESTEEEVLETMEMGKSYQALSVDSSIEADQEGSTVTLLDLVGSTESGYEQTDQRMLLQKAFSVLSEREQEILQCTYFENLSQKETGKRLNISQMHVSRLQRRALEKLKDAIRVDPAEAFND